A genomic region of Longimicrobiaceae bacterium contains the following coding sequences:
- a CDS encoding GGDEF domain-containing protein — translation RFGGDEFVVVLPGTDAAGALRFAERARSYFASVPFVFGTVAVRASLSAGVASWPEVQAATGTELIACADAALYVAKQEGRDRACIAPAEGAVSC, via the coding sequence CGTTTCGGCGGCGACGAGTTCGTGGTGGTGCTGCCCGGCACCGACGCCGCGGGCGCCCTGCGCTTCGCCGAGCGCGCGCGAAGCTACTTCGCATCGGTGCCCTTCGTGTTCGGCACGGTGGCCGTGCGCGCCAGCCTAAGCGCGGGCGTCGCCTCGTGGCCCGAGGTCCAGGCCGCCACCGGCACCGAGCTCATCGCCTGCGCCGACGCCGCGCTGTACGTCGCCAAGCAGGAAGGCCGCGACCGCGCCTGCATCGCGCCGGCGGAAGGCGCGGTCAGCTGCTGA